GATGGCTTTTTTGATGAAACGCCCGCTAAATGGACAGGTAATGGTGCCCGTGCAGCAAAACCCGATATAAACGATTGGTACGAAACAGTAAAAGTTAATTATGGCGTAAAGCCTGATGGCAGCTACGATTTTGCTCAATTGCCAAGTGAATACAAAAATAAAGATTACCGTGCTCATTATGCGTTTTGGCAAGATAAAGAGCTCCCTAACAGCTGGTACAAATTTAGAGACATTGCGTTATTTTGGCTCGATAAAGGCGTTGACGGCTTTAGATACGACATGGCCGAAATGGTGCCTGTAGAGTTTTGGAGCTTTTTAAATTCGTCGATAAAAATGCAAAAAAGCGACGCCTTTTTGTTAGCTGAAGTGTATAACCCGCTAATGTACCGTGCGTATATTCACCAAGGTAAAATGGACTACCTTTACGACAAAGTAGGCTTTTACGACACACTAAAAGCCATTATGCAGGGTAAGCAAGCTGCTAATACTATTTTTGCAGCCCAAAGCCAAGTTACTGATATTGAAGCGCACATGCTGCACTTTTTAGAAAACCACGATGAGCAACGTATCGCAAGCCCTGACTTTGCAGGTAATGCTGCGTGGGGTAAACCGGCAATGGTGGTTTCTAACTTAATGAGCCGCGCACCCACGTTATTATATTTTGGCCAAGATGTGGGAGAAGATGGCTCAGAAAACGCAGGATTTGGTACAGCTACACGCACTAGTATTTTTGATTACATTGGCGTACCGGCGCATCAATCGTGGATGAATAACGGTAAGTTTGACGGCGCTAATTTAACAAAAGAGCAAGTAGCACTTCGTGATTACTATAAAGCCATTATGTCACTTAATAGTTTACCTGCTGTGGTTGGGGGTGAAATGACCGAGCTTAACGTAACAGGAAGCGAGCGAGTTGTTGGCTTTATGCGCAAACTTGGCCAACAAACACTTTACGTTTTAAGTAACTTTAGTGAACAACCTCAAACTATTACGGTTAACTTATCAAAAGTGCAATTAGCGGCACTTAGCGAGCAAACCCAATTGCATGACTTACTTGAGCAGCACAGCACCGAGATCACATCAGGGTCGCAAGGCGCCACATTCACACTCACACTTGATGCATTTAGCAGCGCAGTATTAACAAATAAGGCTAATAATGAATAATCAAAATAATAGCGACAAGCCAAATCTAAGCTTTTGGCAAATATGGAACATGTGTTTTGGCTTTTTAGGCATACAGTTTGGTTTTGCCCTGCAAAACGGTAACGTGAGCCGTATATTTCAAACATTAGGCGCGCAAGTAGATGATATTCCCATTTTATGGGTTGCAGCACCGCTTACCGGTTTAATTGTACAGCCTATTATTGGTTACTGGAGCGATAAAACATGGGGCCGTTTTGGCCGCCGTCGTCCGTTTTTCTTTGTGGGCGCGGTGTTAACAACGCTTTCATTATTTATTATGCCGCATTCGCCTACGCTTTGGATTGCCGCAGGTATGTTATGGATTATGGACGCGTCAATCAACGTGACCATGGAACCGTTTAGAGCACTTGTAGGCGATAACTTGCCTGAAAAACAGCGCGCTACCGGTTACGGTTTACAAAGCTTTTTTATTGGTATTGGTGCGGTACTAGCCTCAGCATTACCATGGATGATGACTAATTGGTTTGATGTAAGCAATACCGCAGCGCCTGGGCAAATTCCTGAGTCTGTTAAATACTCATTTTATTGGGGGGGGGTTGTGTTATTAGTGGCTGTGCTTTGGACCGTTGCACGTACAAAAGAGTACAGCCCAGAGCAATTAGCTGAGTTTGAAAAGCAAAGCGCTCAACCTACTACCAGCAAGCTGGTTGATATTAACTTTAATAAAGGCGCCATTATTTTTGTGGTGTTAGGTTTAGCAACCCTTGCATTAGTAATGGGGTTATCGCTTGAAAAAGAGCTTTACCTACTTGCTGGCGGTTTACTAGCGTTTGGTATTGTGCAGTGGATTGCAGCAGCACTTAAAAGTGCGAATAAAACCCAAGGTGGTTTTTACCAAGTAGTACAAGATGTATTTACTATGCCAGAGGCCATGAAGCAGCTTGCATGGGTGCAGTTTTTTAGCTGGTTTACGTTATTTGCCATGTGGATTTACACCACCGCCGCGGTAACAAGCTTTCATTATGGTAGTAGCGATGCAACCTCTAAAGCTTTTAACGATGGTGCAGATTGGGTGGGTATTTTATTTGCCGCTTACAATGGTTTTGCCGCGATTGCCGCAATGTGTATTCCGTTTTTAGTTAAAAAAATGGGTTTAAAAGGCGCGCATTGTTTTAATTTATTATTGGGCGCATTAGGCCTTGGCAGCTTTATGATTATTCAAGACCCTAAAATGTTACTTATACCTATGATTGGGGTGGGCTTTGCGTGGGCGTCTATATTATCGCTGCCTTACGCTATGTTAAGTAACGCCTTACCAAGTAACAAAATGGGCGTTTACATGGGTATTTTCAACTTCTTCATTGTTATACCGCAGTTACTTGCCGCCAGTATTTTAGGGCTTATTTTACGTCACGCATTTTCAAATCAGCCTATTTACGCATTATTAATTGGCGCAGCCTCGTTCGTTGTTGCCGGCATTGCTGTAATGCGCGTTAAAAATTCTAATTAAGGACACACAATGAAAAAATATAACCTTATAACTGCCTCACTCTTAACATTGGGTTTAACTGCCTGTGGTGCACAAAACACAAGCACAGATAATGAAAATACCGCTGCACAGGTTAAATCGGCACCTGGAGCACCTGGTGTAGAGCCATTTTGGGCTTATGCAGGTAAAACAGGGATTGGCACGTCTTACGAGCAATACCAAAAAGGCCAATACAGTGATTCAGCTGCAACAGGCGATGTATCTAAGGTGTGGTTTTCAATTGCTAAAGGCATGATCACCGAAACCATGTTTGGGCTTATCCACCAAGCGCAAATTAAAGACATGCAGTTTGTTGTTACAGGTAAAGACTTTACCGTAACCGAAGCTGATGAATTAGATGTCACCATAGATTACTTATACAAAGATGCGCAAGGGCGCCCACTTTCGCTTGCCTACATAGTAACAAGCACTGATAAACAAGGGCGCTTTAGCCTAGAAAAACACATATTTACCGACCCAAATGGGCAAACATTATTTGTTCGCAGTGTATTTAACACTGAACTTGAAGGATTAAAAGCCTATGTTGTTGTAAACCCTTACCTAAACAACAACGGGTTAGGTGACTTTGCTAAAACGACAGAGCAAGGCCTTGTCGCATGGGAAGACGATAACTATTTATCACTTCAATCAGCAACCCCTTTTAAAGCTAAAACGGTAGGTTTTACAGGTGAAAGCGATGGTATTAACGCACTTAAAACCACTCAAGCGCTAAACACTCAATATACAAATACTGGCGAAACTGCAGGTAACGTAAGTATGTTGGCAGAGCTTGGTGAAATAAGCGCTAACACCACCTTCGATTTAGCACTTAGTTTTGGTAAAACGCAGCAGCAAAGTATACAACAAGGCGAGCAAAGCTTAGCTAAAGGCTATCAAGCAGTGCTTGATCACTATAACGGTAAAGGTGAAGCACTAGGTTGGCAAGATTACCTACAAAGCCTTAAACCACTAAATACTATGGTTGAGCAAACTGCCGATAACGGTAAGCTTTTATACACCAGCGCTATGGTTTTAAAAGCACAAGAAGATAAAACCAATGCCGGTGCGCTTATTGCGTCATTGTCTAACCCATGGGGCGAAACCGTATCTGCTAAAGAAGGCTCAACCGGTTATAAAGCGGTATGGGTACGCGACTTTTACCAAGTAGCCATGGCATTTATGGCGCTCGGCGATACAGCCACTGCAAAAACAGCATTCGAATACCTTGAAAAAGTACAAGTAAACAGCAAAACACCGGGTAATAACGGCGATACAGGCTGGTTTTTACAAAAAACACATGTAGATGGTGAGCTTGAATGGGTAGGTGTACAACTAGATCAAACCGCTATGCCAATTATGCTTGCTTGGAAGTTACATAAAGCCAATGTACTTAGCGATGAAGAGCTAAAAAGTTGGTACAGCAAAATGTTAAAACCCGCGGCTGATTTTTTAGTTGATGGCGGCCTTGCTAAAATTTTATGGAACGACACGCAAATTACGCCACCGGCTACCCAACAAGAGCGTTGGGAAGAGCAAGAAGGTTACTCGCCTTCGACTACTGCGGCAATAGTGGCAGGCCTTATTACAGCCAGTGATATTGCAACACTAAGTGGCGATGATAAAAACGCAAAGCGCTACTTAGATACGGCTATAAAGTACAACAACGATATTGAATCGCACATGTTTACTACTAAAGGTAACTTAAAAGGCGA
The sequence above is drawn from the Pseudoalteromonas espejiana DSM 9414 genome and encodes:
- a CDS encoding MFS transporter, producing the protein MNNQNNSDKPNLSFWQIWNMCFGFLGIQFGFALQNGNVSRIFQTLGAQVDDIPILWVAAPLTGLIVQPIIGYWSDKTWGRFGRRRPFFFVGAVLTTLSLFIMPHSPTLWIAAGMLWIMDASINVTMEPFRALVGDNLPEKQRATGYGLQSFFIGIGAVLASALPWMMTNWFDVSNTAAPGQIPESVKYSFYWGGVVLLVAVLWTVARTKEYSPEQLAEFEKQSAQPTTSKLVDINFNKGAIIFVVLGLATLALVMGLSLEKELYLLAGGLLAFGIVQWIAAALKSANKTQGGFYQVVQDVFTMPEAMKQLAWVQFFSWFTLFAMWIYTTAAVTSFHYGSSDATSKAFNDGADWVGILFAAYNGFAAIAAMCIPFLVKKMGLKGAHCFNLLLGALGLGSFMIIQDPKMLLIPMIGVGFAWASILSLPYAMLSNALPSNKMGVYMGIFNFFIVIPQLLAASILGLILRHAFSNQPIYALLIGAASFVVAGIAVMRVKNSN
- a CDS encoding glycoside hydrolase family 15 protein — translated: MKKYNLITASLLTLGLTACGAQNTSTDNENTAAQVKSAPGAPGVEPFWAYAGKTGIGTSYEQYQKGQYSDSAATGDVSKVWFSIAKGMITETMFGLIHQAQIKDMQFVVTGKDFTVTEADELDVTIDYLYKDAQGRPLSLAYIVTSTDKQGRFSLEKHIFTDPNGQTLFVRSVFNTELEGLKAYVVVNPYLNNNGLGDFAKTTEQGLVAWEDDNYLSLQSATPFKAKTVGFTGESDGINALKTTQALNTQYTNTGETAGNVSMLAELGEISANTTFDLALSFGKTQQQSIQQGEQSLAKGYQAVLDHYNGKGEALGWQDYLQSLKPLNTMVEQTADNGKLLYTSAMVLKAQEDKTNAGALIASLSNPWGETVSAKEGSTGYKAVWVRDFYQVAMAFMALGDTATAKTAFEYLEKVQVNSKTPGNNGDTGWFLQKTHVDGELEWVGVQLDQTAMPIMLAWKLHKANVLSDEELKSWYSKMLKPAADFLVDGGLAKILWNDTQITPPATQQERWEEQEGYSPSTTAAIVAGLITASDIATLSGDDKNAKRYLDTAIKYNNDIESHMFTTKGNLKGENSDGEYFIRIGQDTDANSDTKINANNGREGFNKKQILDGGFLELVRYGVRGANDESIVKTLPEYDDETLEDNLQVKYSFSFDDGSGTFAGYRRYGNDGYGEDEVTGTNYAEGGSNTPGQRGRVWPFFTGERGHYEIAAANANNALDDAKQAQIKNSYIKGLEQFANNGMMLPEQVWDGVGVNKAGYKLGEGTNSATPLAWTHAEYVKLVRSLSDKQVWDHYPVVEKALK
- a CDS encoding alpha-amylase family glycosyl hydrolase; translated protein: MKKSVYVPAILCSALIAMGCSESNKPEQPQAPAQTQNELTKPVVYQVFTRLFGNTNTSNTPWGTKEQNGVGKFADFNDAALKGIKELGTTHVWYTGVLHHALVGDYTDYGISQDDPDVVKGRAGSPYAVKDYYDVNPDLAVNVTQRMDEFSALVERTHNHGMKVIIDIVPNHVARNYQSLGKPKGVKDFGAQDDTTKAYDKNNNFYYVPGQSFQVPTSPEYKVLGGNEHPLADGFFDETPAKWTGNGARAAKPDINDWYETVKVNYGVKPDGSYDFAQLPSEYKNKDYRAHYAFWQDKELPNSWYKFRDIALFWLDKGVDGFRYDMAEMVPVEFWSFLNSSIKMQKSDAFLLAEVYNPLMYRAYIHQGKMDYLYDKVGFYDTLKAIMQGKQAANTIFAAQSQVTDIEAHMLHFLENHDEQRIASPDFAGNAAWGKPAMVVSNLMSRAPTLLYFGQDVGEDGSENAGFGTATRTSIFDYIGVPAHQSWMNNGKFDGANLTKEQVALRDYYKAIMSLNSLPAVVGGEMTELNVTGSERVVGFMRKLGQQTLYVLSNFSEQPQTITVNLSKVQLAALSEQTQLHDLLEQHSTEITSGSQGATFTLTLDAFSSAVLTNKANNE